The following DNA comes from Solea solea chromosome 6, fSolSol10.1, whole genome shotgun sequence.
CACCTGGCGGCTGTGGCGGTAGAGAAGCACCAGGATGTAACCACTGGAGCCCAACATCAGGGCGACAAAGGCAAAATCCCTCCAAGTGATAGCAACCCCATTGATCACATAGGACAGGTTGTCTCTGAAGTCCACATGACAGAAGCCCAAATTGAGGGTGAAGGCAGGGACAGTGCCATTACGTGGAGCCATAGAGAACAAAGGGGCTGCAATGCATATGGTCATGTTGAGGAGCCACAGCCCTGCAAAGGTGGGGAGAACCAGGGATGGAAGTGCAGGTTTCAGCCTGGACATACGTGGTCCAGCTGGGGCGATGGTCATAGCCTGGAACACACTGAGCATGCAGGTGATGCAGACTGACAGGGCACGGCCGATGCGGTAGGCATAGATCACAACCTTACAGCCTGGATCATTCAGCAGCTCCTTCAGCCCAAACACAGTCATGGTCTGAGGGACGCAGCGCGTTAGTAGCAGCATCAGGTTGGCAAAGGCCAGGTGGCACAGGATCATGTCCACAGGAAGGAGCTTGGGTCCAGTATAAATGATGCTGCCGTATGCCAGCAGCACCACGCTGTTCCCCAAAATGCCCATACCTGTTTGCAAGAGGAAGGAGACCCCTTTGATGGTCACACACAGATCCATGACACCTCAGCCTGCACAGGTCATGATTtacaaaacagacagagagtcaACTCAAAAGTTACGATTCATAAAATGTACGCTATAACATACATGTGCCATCTGTTAGTACTCACctgaagtaaaaagaaaatggagccTGTTGTGAATTAACCTGTGTAATCACAATTTATAGTCTTCAATGCCCCCTTGAAATCATTGGGGAACAATGCAGTGTTCAGCTTTGTTTATCAaatcatattaataaatatGAGATGGTCTCGGAAGGCAAGGGGGAATACAAGACGGATACACAAACGTATTTGGTTTTAAAACACATATGCAGTATGTGCACTGAAACCTATTTCACTATAAGAATTCCTGTTGTATGCACTTATGATTAAAATATATTCATTGAAAACATATCGTATTATTAAGGTATATTTTAATAACCAGTGCATACTGGAGAAACGATGACATCAAGAGACAACAGTTTCAAAATAGGAaacgtttttaaaatgtgacctTATCCTAATTTACCAATGTCAAGGAACAATAGAGCATTCTGtgtgacatcaaattcaaaaagTGGCATAAGTCTGCAGATCATCCAccttaataaaagtaaaataaatgttaaagtgTTCCAACCTGTAAATCTAGACAGCATTTCACATTAGtttaatgtgttattgtttgacGTTATAAAAACGTTACTAACCAACTCTTTGTAATATAACAGATCTCAAACCTGAATGTTTTCTCAGTTGCTAAATTCCACCTGTCAGTTGTTAACTTTGACAGAGAGTCTACACGTAAATCTTCAGAATCAGTCTAATGTTATTTCCCTAGTGTACAACAGTGTGTAGTTAATATTGATGCAAAACGAGCCTGATGATGCCTTGAATGAGCCGTCAAGAGGGTTTTTCCATGTACAGCAGGTGCTTCATTGTACTGCTCCATGTCCTGGGAGCATGTTAAAAGGCACAGAGGAGCAAGACAATTAGTCTTATAACAATACGCGTCTGTACATGCCATTATTATTCAtgcacactcttcactctctgtgctgctgttgaAAAGAATATTGTAACAAAGTACATTACAGAAACAGTACATTTCACCTATATGATGATAAATTGCCAGCAATATTCTCAGTTGCAAAATTCAGATTGTGTGACTAAAGTGGTGTTTGAAAAAGAGTGTGTTCTCCTGAGAGTAAGGCTTGAATGTGTATTtccctttgtgtttttaacatgtttacatgttcagAGGCCCAATTAAATGGCAAGTTTAAACATGTCCCACTCAGGGGATGTCATCATGTACAAtacactgcatgtttttaaaagaaggTTTTTCTCCCctgacattattattgtttttttgtttgctttcaccTATTGTTTTAATGGCAGATGTTAATTGTTTCCCCCCCCAATTACCctaatttaatttgttattttagaGTAAGTGATACGATAACTGTAACAAACAGTGTTGGTTAACAGGCCAGGCTCAAAATCCCATGTCAAATGATGTCCTATGAATATATTTATTCTGTACatgcaataaaatacacatacatagTGGCCAGTGGGTCTATAtgatacatttgaaaataaaattatttcCTGTTAAATTTATTTGACTTCTGATCAAatcatattttttgattttttttctgataatgataaaaataaggGTTATTACAATAGTAACTAGGAAACAATATGGCTAAGTCAGCTAAGTTAGTTTTTAACAATCTGTCACATTAAATTTCCTAAAGACAGTCACATCTTTGGAACTCCTGTCCTGACAGCAAAAAATGTGTAAGCAATTGTCCTCTTACTATGTGAGACTCACTTTAATTTTGccctttaaaatacatttttactcttttcttatatataaaaaattatcCACTTGGCCTCCACTACTTGGGCGGTCCTGTGTCTCCTCCAAGCTTGGTTCCTGCCTGAGGGTTCTGCTCAGTATCTCAGCTGTTCATGTTGTTCCTGGAATCTGTTGGAGTCATTCTCCCAGTTAGGGAGTGACAGCAACAAGTGCTTCCATCACCACGGTGACCACAGCTGCCtttatatttcaatttttttatATGTGGCCCGTAGctttaatttttgagcaagagggCCAAGTAAACATGTAACCACAAAACATGCACCAGTGCCACTGTAAccttatttttttctgtatgaAACCCAGTGAGGGCACAGAAGCAGTCAACTGGATTGATCTCAATTAATTAGAGGCTGAGGGAAGTGAAGTCAATGAACCATACAACATAAACTTCTTTGAAAGTAAGAAAGGAGAGTACTTCAGGAGAGCGCGATCAGAGACAGGGTCCACTCCAAACCTTGCCTGCTTGACTGATCGTAGGTGAGACTTTACTTTACAGAAATCATTTCAAGTGTTTGTTGATTCAACATTCAAAAAAAGGCATCAAGAAGATGTGACCCTGGAGCTATAAAACATTATTGTTAAGAGGTGTACATTTGTACATTATGTGCTATATTTTTACAttagttgtttttgtattattttgtctttcCTGTGTGTTATGCAACTGTAGAAAAAGAAGCACTGTCGTGTCAGGTATGACAGCAgtttttctgattctgaaaatGTAGGTGTtcttattgatttgatttaaatctgttttctttctctgcaggAATATGCCATCACATAAGTTTGTTCGTGGGATGCTCtatctgtccctcactgtggtCGGAGTCCCAGGTAACACTGCTGTCATCCTGGCATTCCTCCTGATGCTGTACCAGGAGAAACGGCTCCTCCCAGCCGATGCCATCGTCCTGCATCTGGCCTGTTCAAACCTGCTGGTGGTGGCTATTCGCTGTCTGCTGGAAACCCTTGCCTCCTTCCATGTGGCCGATATCTTTGACGACATCAGCTGCAAATCGGTGATATTTGTCTACAGAACCTCCCGCTCCCTCTCTATCTGGCTCACCTTCGTCCTGAGTGCCTACCAGTGTCTGAGCATTGCCCCTCCAGGATCACGCTGGGCCTCCATGCGTCACTTGATGGGCAAGTATTTGGGGGTTGTGTTCTTCCTCCTCTGGCTCATCAACACCTGCATGAGCTCAGCACCTGTACTCCTCTCTGGCAGACTGAATAACTCCACCACATTAAACTTTGGCATTAATGTGCAATTCTGCTATGTGAACTTCCCCTCAAAGCTGGCCAAAGAGGCCAATGGGGCGGCTCAGGTGGGCAGAGATGTGGTGCCCATGGCTCTTATGGCCCTAGCCAGTCTGATCATCCTGGTCTTTCTCTACAAGCACAGCCGGCAGGTGAAAGGCCTccgcagcagcagtggtggaggtggaggaggtggaggggcaGAACAACGAGCTGCTAAAGCTGTGGTAGCACTTGTGACCTTGTACGTGGTCCTCTATGGGGTCGACAATGGACTATGGGTGTACACTCTCACTGTGAGAAAAACCATGACCACCTCACTGATCTCTGACCTGCGTATATTCTTCTCCTCACTCTATGCAGCACTGAGCCCTGTGGTGATCATTGCATCGAATAGAAAGGTGAACAGCAGACTGAGGTGTTCAGTGCAGGAGAAACACGTTCAAGAGAAAgccacatctgtgatgtgaagCCTGCTGATCACTTAAAGGGGAAGCAAAGATGATGTGGGCTAAGGTTTACTTGAGTCTGGGTCATGTGACGgtcattctgtttttgttatatacTGCACCAATTATGTTTTGTGATCACAGTTGCAGGAGAGACTCTTCTTTCATCTGTAATGTGGCTCAAAACAATTatgcttttttaatttatgttcatttaaacattttattgtttaaatactttGTGACACCGGTGTACCTGAGACCTGGAGGCAAACATGTTGCCTCATTAAGGAGAAAGCCTTGTCCGTATGAATCTATGCTTATCTGGCACCatcttgctttgttttgttcatatGTTGTGTTATCTCCATATTAAGTGGGTGGCAGAAGTGGGTGACTCAGGACTCAACGCAGCTGTCAAATGATTTCCAGCTGCCTGTTCAGCTATAATTAAGGCTTTGAAAGAATTGTAGCAATGTCCCCTCACTGATGTCAAAGCCTAATGTGGAAACTAAATTCTTTCAGGAAAACATTGTTGTTTCTTAATTACTGATGCAGAAAAGTATGTTCAAGGACAAATCTTTTGTCACAGAGCAACATATCacgttttatttaaaagtatcGTCAAGACAAAGCGATAATATTGTTACAGAAGCCCCCTCCTTACAGATGAGACATTGTGTGCACGTCCAAATTCAACTGATGCTGGGTGCTGGGCAGGAAATAAGTCTTTACACCAGGGGTTGCTCCCACAATAAATGTTTAACTACTGCCAGTTAGATAGGTTCTATAGTGTATGCCATCATGtctcttcatgtgtgtgtgtgagaagggtGTGCTATGCAAGACTCTCCCTGCACAAGACAGGACCTGTTTACAATGTTTTCCACCTCTCCGGAGTGTTTTAAGTCTTAAGTATGGGACTAAACCAGAAACACAGGAGCTGATAAATATACATTCTGTCATCTGTGCCACCTCAACACACCTGTGTCACAGGGGGAgttttgtaaaatgtacaaactGTCTGGAAATATGAAAGTTCAAAACAGCATTtaccaaataaatcaaataaatgaacacattctAACACAAAccatcagaaaacacacacactgaacaggaaaatggcaacaaaaatatacacacaaaatacTGTCCAGAGCAGTCCATTCCTGCTGTGATGTCTGTCTGTTGACTTTCTGGCAGTCTACACCATTGTTCTACTAAGTAAATAGATCACAAccctctcctccccctgcaGAAAagatttttcaattttcaatttttcAATTATACAAATGTCAATGTCATGAATCATCAATCACTCATGTTTAATGTGTTAAAAAGGTTGAGTGGATGGGTCCATTTTCTTTAAATGGCTAGCAGTATGATAAGATGGTCTAAATAACCATAAAAGCCATAGAGCAAAGACATAAATGTGATAAAGCCACCCTATGTTCTCACACACATCATGGAGAACAGTCTGTGCTGTTTTTCTACAATAACACGGTTGCAAAGCATCAGGGATCACATTGAACACAAAGGTTCTTTTGTACCATTATTCTAGAGGTGTCATATTTCTGCTGTTGTTGAGACACAGTCAAGTTAGAATACGCCTGCACTTTAAATGAAAGATAATTTCAGCACTCACATGTCAACACTAGCCAGAAGCTGTAGTTAGGGTAGTTTTTACTTTGAGcagtgtcccccccccccagtaaaACCGTGACTGCGGTTTTTAATTCACAAAGTGATGATACTGCAGATGGTTCATGAAAagtcattacatttaaataagtaaatatgtttttactttttaatttagtaatgaagttttaaatgtaagatatattttaataaattctTACAAGGAATTAAACAaagccatgtttgtttgttttttaaaaaaaaaagtcatctttCTTTTGTCTGACCTAGTATAGCAGGtaatatatataacaata
Coding sequences within:
- the LOC131461195 gene encoding olfactory receptor class A-like protein 1, giving the protein MDLCVTIKGVSFLLQTGMGILGNSVVLLAYGSIIYTGPKLLPVDMILCHLAFANLMLLLTRCVPQTMTVFGLKELLNDPGCKVVIYAYRIGRALSVCITCMLSVFQAMTIAPAGPRMSRLKPALPSLVLPTFAGLWLLNMTICIAAPLFSMAPRNGTVPAFTLNLGFCHVDFRDNLSYVINGVAITWRDFAFVALMLGSSGYILVLLYRHSRQVRGIRKSQGGGAETRAAKTVITLVILYVVFFGIDNVIWIYMLTVAKVSPVVADMRVFFSSCYASLSPYFIISSNKKVKAKIICASEQDQPSTDTQESNDK
- the LOC131460582 gene encoding olfactory receptor class A-like protein 1, with the translated sequence MPSHKFVRGMLYLSLTVVGVPGNTAVILAFLLMLYQEKRLLPADAIVLHLACSNLLVVAIRCLLETLASFHVADIFDDISCKSVIFVYRTSRSLSIWLTFVLSAYQCLSIAPPGSRWASMRHLMGKYLGVVFFLLWLINTCMSSAPVLLSGRLNNSTTLNFGINVQFCYVNFPSKLAKEANGAAQVGRDVVPMALMALASLIILVFLYKHSRQVKGLRSSSGGGGGGGGAEQRAAKAVVALVTLYVVLYGVDNGLWVYTLTVRKTMTTSLISDLRIFFSSLYAALSPVVIIASNRKVNSRLRCSVQEKHVQEKATSVM